Part of the Cuniculiplasma divulgatum genome, TCAGGGAAATATTCAAAAAGGCAAAACAGGTAGCACCCTCAATTGTTTTTCTTGATGAAATAGATTCCATTGCTCCGAGAAGAGGTGGAGGCGGAGATTCTGGAGTTACAGAAAGAATAGTTAATCAGTTGCTTACCTCAATGGATGGTGTTGAAGTACTGCAGGGCGTCGTTGTGATCGGAGCCACAAACAGACCTGATATTCTGGATAGTGCACTTATAAGAGCGGGCAGGTTTGATAAGATGATCTATATACCTCCACCTGACAAGGAGGCAAGATTGAAGATCCTTCTTGTGCATACCAGAAATATGCCTCTTGACAAGGATATAAACCTGCAAAAGATCGCAGAGGCAACAGATGGATATGTTGGTGCTGATCTGGAAAATCTGTGCCGTGAAGCTGGAATGATGGCATACAGGAATGATCCTGAAGCATCTCTGGTCTCAAACAGTGACTTTACAAAGGCAATGAAGGTCATAAAACCCTCGGTGGATCAGGAAGTAATTAATTTCTATGAGAATCTTGCAAAGAATATTGGAAAGAGTGTTAAGGAAAGAAGAAAACAGGTAGAGGAGTCCGGACTCTACAATTAAATTTTTAAGGGTTAATGAATTATATTGCTATGACACTGAAAAGATTAAAAAAAGTTTCTGGAAAATCCATAGCCACCAGTGATGGCAGAATAGTGGGGAGAATAGTTGATTTTATAACAGATGAGGGAACTGGAAGTATAATGGAAATTCTGGCTGTTCCCGCTCCTGGAAAGATAGAAAACCTGAAGAAGGATATGGAGGGTAGATATATAATCCCCTATTCTATAGTGAGACCAGGGCAGGATTTTCTTGTTGTTGATGCTGAGAAACTAAGAAGATTAAAGTGAGGATGCGGTAGGGGCGTATCTAAGTATACCGGCAACTCCACCGAATGCCTTCTTAAGAGTACTGCCCTCGTCACTCTCGTCTCCGATTATTTCCACCGTGGCTCCAGACTCTTCAGCCATTTTATAAAGTTTTGTTATGTAATCTTCTTCATGATCCATTTCCATAGCGCCACCGCATTTTGGGCAGGTATTATCATCCGGTCGTTGCATAAATTCTTGCTCATATCCACAGTTTGGACACTTATAGAAATACTTGGTCTTCCTGACACCATCAGATAAAAGAAGGAGATCAAGAGCCTTTCTCTCCAGTGCACTCTGGATCTGTGCTTCACCATATACTGCAAGTCCTTCATCCCCTTTTCTCAGTTCCTTCATAAATCGGTTTACCAGATCTTTTTCTCTTGTTATCTGAAGATCTTTCATTGATTCCGATGCTTTTTCCACAAGCTCCCTCAACCCTGATTCATCGGTGTATCCCACGTCGAAAAGGTCAACTACCTTTCTTGTTATATCCTTGAACATGTAATCATTTTCAAAGAAAAAGTTCTTTGTTGATCCTGGCCCACCAATGAAAATACCCTTCATATCCCTTATTATGGGCATGAAGGTATTATTGACAATGTCTCCGATCTTCTTGAAATATTCATTTGCTGCAATCTCTATTAATCTCTCATAACGTCGTGATGATTGTCCACCCTGATGATGCTTACTTGGAACAAGAGATTGCTCATTAGTTACAACCTGTATATTGGTTCCATTAAGGAATCCAATGGTTGCCTCCTTTCTATCGATCACAATCAAACCGTATACCTCCTTAGCCTTCAGCTGTGCCATTAATGGCTCAGTGTAAAATTGAGAATCGCACTTGTAAATGAATGTCTGTATTGGCTCCGGCGGTTCCACTATCTGACTGTACATTTCAGTCTGATCACCTCGCTTCTGAACGTGACCCACAAAGAAAACAAGTCCCGTGTCAGGTGGCTGCTTGAAATACTTTAATTTTGACATTATTGATTCTATAGCGCCAAGAACATTCTTCCTCGTTGATTTTGATTTAATATTGCTTGAAGTTGAGTATTCCTCCCTCAGGTACTGTACTACATCGTATATCATCTTGTCAGGTGGAATGTATAACGATATGAGTTCTGTACCTCGTCCCTTTAGACCATCGAGTTCCTCTAATGCTTTCTTAAATTCATATCTTCTTAACTGCTTCTCGTCCGATGGCATGTATGAGAAAATTTATAATACTATATAACTTTGATGAATGAATTTCATGGAATCGTTTGTTGTTTCTGTTGGAGGGTCGATGATTAACCCTTCATCAGTTGATGTTGAATACATCAAAGAATTTTCAAAAATAATAAAAAGTGTGGATGCGCCCAAGATTGGTATTGTTGTTGGTGGAGGTCAGACAGCAAGGACCTACGTTAATTCTATGAAGAATTTTACTGATAATGATTTCTTTCTTGATGAGATAGGTATAATGGCCACACGGCTTAACGCAAAGATCGTTAAATCATCCATAGGAAAGTTAGAACTCAATATTCCAGAGGATGTGAATGAGGCAGTGAAACAACTGCTCATTGAGGATCGAATAGTTATGGGTGGCACTGTACCTGGACATACCACTGATACTGTATCTGTGCTTTTAGCTGAGGCTGTGGGGATTAAAAAAGTATACAATCTGACTTCGGTTGACATGGTTTATGAAGATGACCCGAAGAAAAATCCAAAGGCTAAGGCAATTGAGACAATGAATTATAAAGAGGCATTCTCCATCTCTCTCAAAAGTTACACAGGGGCTGGTAGTAACCAGTTCATGGATTCCGTGGCACTTCTAATTGCAATGAGATCTGGGATAGAAATAAATCTAATGCACGGAAAGGATCTAAATAATTTCAAAAATGCATTAAAGGGTGAAAAATTTATAGGAACAAAAATAAGGGCTGATTAACCTATCAGCCTGTCAGCAAATGTTTTTTCTGCGTCTACTACTGTGTAGCCATCTGCAGTTGATATTCTCTGTTCTGCTGGAACAATTTGGAGATAGTTTGGAACATTTTTGCTGATCCTTACAGGGAATGATTCTATGGCAGTGTTCTGGTAGAATATACCTGTGGGAATTCTGTCCCCCCATTCCTGGGCTCGTGCCATTGATCTTGCAAAAATCTGATCTGCATCCTTTATATTCTCTTTTGTTACAACAGGGTTCCAGTCCTTTTCATCTTCCATTTTGTAAACTCTCTCCTTGTACCATTCCATGGAATTTACGTTATTGTATGTTGGGCATGGTTGAAGAATATCAATCACTGCAGAACCTGGATGGCTCATGGCCTTCTTTATGATTTCCTTCAGCTGTTTCATGTCAAATGAGAATCCTCTAGCAACAAAACTGTAACCAGCACTCAGTGCAAGTGAGATTGGGTTCAATCTTGTGAATATGTTGGGTCTTGCTAGACTCTTTGTCTTTTCTCCAAGTGGCATTGTTGGGGCTGCCTGTCCCTTTGTCAGTCCGTACACCTCATTGTCATATATCATGATTGTGAGTCCAGTATTTCTTCTTCCTTCTGCAACCAAATGACCTGCTCCAATACCCATTAGATCACCGTCACCACCTGTGACAAGTACCTTCAGGTTAGGATTGGACAGTTTAACTCCCGTGGCAAATGGAATTGCTCTTCCATGAAGTGTATGGACTCCACCAACATTGATGTAATGTGGAGTCTTTCCAGAACATCCAATTCCCGATACCATAACTACCCCTAAGGGGTCCAAGTTCAATTCTGCCATTGACTGCTGTATGGATGTGAGTATTCCGAAGTCACCACATCCAGGGCACCAGTCCACGGTGACATCTGTTTTAAAATTATGCGCCATGTTTCAACACCTTCTCAACTTTTGTCTCTTTATTATTAATTATCTCTCTCGAAGCAGACAGTATTTCATCTTCTGTCATATGCCTCCCATTATATTTCAAAATCCTGTTTTCGATCTTTATTCCTGTCTTAGCCATCACTACCTCTGCCAGCTGACCGAGGAAATTGCTTTCGACATCTATGACAATCTTGGCCTTTGAAAGTATGTCCTTCACGAAATTTGCTGGGAATGGAATGAACATTTTTACGTAAAGCAGGTTTGCCTTAATTCCTTCTTCAGCAAGTAGATCTATAACATCCAGTATGGGTCCTTTCTGACTTCCCCATGTAACAAATGTCACGTCTGCATTCTTATCTCCATACAGTACTGCCTTATCTTCCATTGGAATTTCTGAATCAGCTGTTTGAAGTTTTGTGAAACGCTTAACCATCATCTTGTCTCTCACTTCAGAATCTTCAGTTACATGGCCAAGCTCATCATGCTCATCTCCTGTCATCCAGAATATATCCTTTCCGAATGCACCCAGATTTGAGATTCCATTCTTTGTATCCAGATTGTATCTCTTGAAGTCCAACCCGTGTACGTCGAATTTCATTGCATTTACAGGAACCTTCTTTCCGTCTATATGTGTGATGAAGTCTGATGTGTTTGCCAGATTCTTGTCTATGAGATGGATTACTGGCATCTGATATCTCTGTGCATAATTCAATGCATTCATTGAATCGTATATGCATTCTTCAACGTCACCTGATGCAAGGACTATTCTCGGGAATTCACCATGACCTGTGTTCATGGCAAAAAGAAGATCCGACTGACCATTTCTGGTAGGAAGACCGGTACTTGGACCGCCTCTCTGATATAAAGTCACTACAAGAGGGACTTCATCTGTCCCTGCGAATGAGAACCCCTCAGCCATAAGTGAAAAACCTGGTCCACTGGTTGCTGTTGATGTTCTGGTTCCAGTAAGGGCAGCTCCTATGGCCATGGTTATTGCCGCAATCTCATCTTCTGTTTGAACTACTACAATTCCGCCTTCCTTTAGTTTAGCTGCTTCTGTATCTATCCACTTTATGTAGTTGTGCTCTTCCATTATGGTGCTTTCATCACTGGCCGGGGTTATTGGGTAATAGGTTTGCAATCTGAGGCCTCCCATCATCTTTCCTATGGCTGCCCCATCATTACCGGTTAGCATGAATCTCTTTGGGTGTTCCAGATCTGGCAGAGTTTCGCCTGCAAGCTTGTTTTCACTGCAATAGTCATATGCTGCCTTTACTACAGCTATGTTTTCCTCTATTATGCTGTCCTTTCCTGCGAAGACAATTTTAATGCTATCGTTCATGTGTTTTATATTAACTCCAGAAATAGCAAGTGTCAGGGCAGCTCCAAGTGTGTTGAAGTATCTGGATGGAACCCCACCTGATATGGCTTTCTGAACAACTGAATTAAACGGCACTGGAATTGGAATTGCTCCTCTTGACTTCATCCATGATATCGCACCTGCAATTGTGTTGGGGAAATTGTCATCTGTTAGTGTTTCCTGGATTTTCTTTGCTGTATCTCTCATTATCATCCTTGCCTGAGAGAGTTCTGCTTTTTCTATTGCATTGTCATAGATAATTTTCGTTCCCTGTCCTACGTCTTCAAGATGCTCAAAAATGCTATCTGGATCAAGAGCAACCAGAAAATCTACAGGATATTTCAGTGATCGTGGCCTTTCGGCCTTTATTCTGACGTGGGTATAACTGTGCCTTCCCTTGATGTTTGAGTGGTATTCTCTCACACCAAAAACATAATAACCTGACTGTGCGAAGGCCCTGCTTATCATATTGGAGGATGTATCTATACCGCCACCCTGAGGGCCACCAACTGTTATGTTGATGTCAACTTTTGTCATCTGTATAGGTATTGATTCTTAATTAAAATAGTTAATTAGAGTAGTTATGAAATATGGTTTTCAGGATTTTTTTTATTGTTAAGGATATAATTGTATCATTCATAAATTAATTATTCATTGATATGATAGGGGTTTTCATGCTTATTGTTACAGGCATGCCCGGATCAGGGAAGGATGAATTTATAAAAGTTGCCAAAAGTATGGGATGGAAAGATTATCATATGGGTGATGTGGTAAGAAAATATGCAAAGATGAATAACATAGGCAACACAGATAAGGAAATTGGAACCTTTGCAAACTCTGAACGAGAACTTCATGGGAAAGATATCTGGGCTGTCCGTCTTTCGGAAGACATTAAAGATGATAGGAAGGTCATTGTTGATGGACTAAGAAACATGGAGGAATTTGATTATTTCAAAACAAGATTTCCAGATCTTGTTTTAATTGGAATTCATACTGATAGAGAGGAAAGACTTAAAAGAATACAGAAAAGAGGAAGACCCGATGATGCCAAGGTTCTTGATCAACTCGTAAGCAGAGATGATAGAGAGTTGTCTTGGGGTATTGGAAATGCAATTTCTCTTGCAGAGTACATGATTGTGAACGATTCAACACTTGAGGAATTTAAAGAGAATGCCAGAAAGCTTCTGCTTAGGATTGAAAATGAAAGATTTAAGTGATTAAAGTCTTCTTGCATAATCAGAGATTGCACCAAAAAATATTTTTCCCACTGGGACGCTGTTCTCTCTTTTTCCCTTAGTTGAAAGCTGGTAACTGTAAAACATTCTTTCTGGATGTGGCATCAGACCAAGCACGTTATCATAATGTCCCGATATTCCGGCAATATTATCGGGCGAACCATTCGGATTCCATGGATAGCCTGAAATTTTCCCTTCAGGATCTACGTAGGTGAATATTGCCCTGCCATTTACAACGTATTCCTTTTCAACGGATTCTGATGTGAATCTTATCCTTCCTTCCTTATGAGCGACTGGAATTTCAAATACCTGATCCCTTGGGATTTTCCCATCAAAAATCTTATTTCGTCCCGAATACTTCACCAGTACTGTTCTGCATTCAAACTTCCCACTTTCGTTAACGTCCAGGGCAAGTTCTCTCTTATCCATATCTGAAGAGGTTAGACCCATTTCTGATAACACCTGGAATCCATTACATGTGCCCAGTACGGGCTTACCCTGTTCTATCATTCCTTCTATTTTTTTACCAGCGGCTGTCTTCAATCTGATTGCAAAAATAATACCAGCCCTTACATAGTCTCCTGCTGAAAAACCACCTGGTATGAACAAAATCTGAAAATCTTCCAGATCAACTTTATTTTTTTCTATTTCGTGAATATGCACGTAACTGGGGTCAAGATTTGATTCCCTCAGCGACCGGAGGGCTTCTGTGTCATTGTTTGTCCCCTCCATCCTCAAAACTGCTGCTTTGGGGAGATTACTGTCCAAGTGCCTACTGGCCTCCCCTTCTTTCTTTTGCCTTCATTCTTAAACCGGTGTATCCACACTTTCTGCATTTTATTGCTTTAACTGAGTTTCTTGCGTCACATCTCATGCAAATTTTCTTATTTAGTCTTCTTTCTATTGATTCTGCAAACGGCATTTTTATAACCTGATGTTACCCCTATTGAATTCAAGTTATAAACTCTTTGTGAACAGTGTGTTAGTTTTATTTGTTCCTTGAACTATGAATGGAAAGGGTAATTTGGTCCACTTAATTCAGTGAACCAAATTCCAGATATTTTTTAAAATCTATATGATTCTGGGAACAATTATTTCTATCATCAGCATTAGCAAGATCAGTGTTGTAGTGAGTGAAAGAACGGCAGCTATATTCTTTTCGTCGCGGAAGTATTTAAAACGTTCATGTTTGGATGCTATCATCAGGGTATCCCTGAGGAATTGCGCTCCATCAAATATTGCAAGTGGCAGGGCATTTGTGATAGCGAGAAGTATATTCACCCAGAAAAGCCAGTATATTGTATTTGTTGAAAACCAAAATACTTCATACCCCAGTGGAACAGAATACAGGTGGGCAAAACTTGATGGCACGGGGGAAAGCCCGTCAAAGGGTAATGCTATTGATTCTATAGCTCCTTCGGGTCCTGAGGTGTATACAGAGGAGCCAAACACTAGAGATTTGTAATAGCTCATAGAAACGAGTCCAAGTCCACCATAGGTTATTCCAACACCTATGAAACTTTCATTTTTCATGGCCGCTGTTAATAAGGACGGATCCTCCGTTTTATAGAATGAATAAGTTGATCTTGTTTTAAAGGACACTGTACTTTTTATTCCTTCATGGGATGCAGCAGTAAAATTTTCTAGTCCTACAGTTATTTCAGTTCCAGGACTTATTTTGTTCAGTATGTTACCAAGTACAGTTTCATTATAAACGGTCCTGTTATTTACAGAAATTATATAATCACCTAGACTTATATTTTTATAGGCAGGGTATCCTTTATAAGTTGATACTACCTGAATTCCAGCAGGTATGGAGTAATTGAAGATTTTATGACCATTATAAAATGAAGCATTCAGAAGAGTACCAGGTGTTACTGAGCAGGAAGTTGTAAGATTAACCAGGCTATTGCCTTTCATATTTCCAACTGAAAGGAGCTCGCTTCCCGTGATATTGTGTGGTGTTACAGTGTTTCCAGGATATGCAGCATCAACATATGCCCCCGGGTATGTTTGAACTGCTGCATGGGACATAGCCAGAGAAAGAAAAAGGAAGCAGATTATAGCAATGACAAAGTTTACCGCTATTCCCGCACCAACTATTCTTCTTCTGATGACTGGAGTTGTTTCCGTTATCTCTTTTTCATCAGGTTCAACAAAAGCACCGATTGGAACCACAAAAAGCATAAGTCCAACTGAATTTACCTTAATTCCATGCTTTCTTGCAACAATTCCGTGAAACATTTCATGAATTACTAGAGATATTGCAAAAGCTATCAGCCCATAAACAATGGGGATTTCCGGATCTATCCCCGGAAGCGCAAGATATTCACTAACAGGTATATTTTCCTTCACCCTTGTTGTTAGTGATAGTACTGTACCAAGGACAAGCAGGACTATGCCCATTGCAAATAATATATAAACGAGTGGAATTGAAAGCCGTGAAAATAGTTTTGATTTTGAGCTTCCGGCTATCCTGTCCAGTATTCCTCTATTTTTTTTGACCTTAATCAGTAATAATATCCCTCCCATTGTTTGAAAATGTTTACTCTTGTTTATTGTTGGGCGAAGGGCGATCATTGCTATGATCCATATCAACACTATAAGCAACCCTATCTCTAGATACGACATTTTTAGACTTCCGTACCCATGATGACAATCATTTCTAAATTACTTTTCCAAAAAGCATAGTAAAGTTTTGGAAAAACTCTGAACTAAAATTATAACTAAACACATAGTCTTCATTAATGAATATCCGAATTATTTTAATATGTCGTTGCCATGAATCATTATGAAGGTTACGTTGACCCATATTAAGGCAGATATAGGTAGTCTGCCAGGGCATACAACAGTCCACGAAGATGTATTGAACGAAGTTAAGAGATTTTTAAAGGAGCAGTCTAAGGGAATTATATGGGATCATTTTGTGGGTTATGTTGGGGATGACATACAGATAACCATGGTTCATGATAATGGAGTTAATGCCTCAGAAGTTCACAAACTTGCATGGGACGCATTCAAGTCAGGAACTGAGGTTGCCAAAAAGCTTGGTCTTTACGGTGCAGGACAGGATCTCCTAAAAGATTCTTTTTCTGGAAATATCAAAGGAATGGGTCCCGGAATCGCCGAAATGGATATAACTCCGAGGCGAAGTGAACCATTTATAGTATATATGATGGATAAAACGGAACCTGGAGCATTCAATTACCCAATATTCAAGATGTTTGCTGACCCATTCAATACTCCTGGTCTCGTAATAGATCAAAGTATGCATGATGGTTTTAAATTTGAGGTTTGGGATATTCAGGAAGCAAAAGCTATAATGCTTAATGCACCAGAAGAGATGTATGATATAATATCCCTTATTGGAACTAAGGGCAGATACGTTATAAAAAGAGTTTACACTAAGAAAGAACACGGGAAATTGCCAGATGAAAATGTTGCAGTTATTACCACTGACAAATTGTCCTTTATAGCAGGAGAATATGTTGGAAAAGATGATCCCGCGGCAATTGTAAGAATTCAATCAGGATTACCGGCATCTGGTGAGGCGATGGAAGCATTTTCACACCCATATCTTGTTTCAGGCTGGATGAGAGGATCATTTAACGGTCCCTTAATGCCAGTAGCAATGAAAAACTCCAAAATGACCAGATTTGATGGCCCACCAAGAGTAGTTGCCCTCGGTTTTGTTTATAAGGATAAGAAATTAACTGGTCCAGTTGACATGTTTGACGACCCAGCCTACGATAATGCCAGGAAACTTGCCAATGATATTACTGATTATATCAGGAGAATGGGACCATTTGAACCACACAGGCTCCCAGAAGAAGACATGGAGTACACTACGCTACCAAAGGTAATGGAAAAACTCAAAGGAAGATTTGTACATGTTGATGCAGTTGAAAAGGGTGTGAGTAAGAATTCAACTGGCAGGGATTCGGATTAGTTAAGATGGAAACAGAAAAACACCCTTCCTGGGATCAGTATTTCATGAAAATGGCTTATATGGCTGCCTCAAGGGCAAATTGCGTTAGGAGGCAGGTAGGGGCTATTATTGTACGGGATAAATCAATCCTTGCTACCGGATATAATGGACCTCCAAGTGGTGCACAGCATTGCGATGTGGTTGGTTGCATAAGAATAGATATGGATATTCCATCGGGTGAAAGGCACGAATTATGCCGTGGTTTGCATGCAGAGCAGAATGCAATAATTCAAGCTGCTGTTAATGGTGTCAGCATCAGGGGTGGGGTTATATATACCACAACTTTTCCCTGCGTGGTGTGTGCCAAAATGATAGTAAATGCGAAACTTAAGGAAATAATATATACAGAGGGTTATCCAGATGAGCTTTCAGAACTTATGCTACTTGAAAGCGATGTTAAGAAAAGAAAACTTGTGATAGAATAGTTTTTTAATCTGGAGTGTATGGGTGGGTAAATAAATGAGTTCTATAATTTCCGGTCTAATTGAATACGTTATTAATTTAGTTATATATGTAATTCAGGTATCAAATTATCCAGGTATATTCTTCCTTATGTTTCTGGAAGGTCTGTTACTACCAGTGCCATCAGAGGTTGTAATGGCCTTTTCTGGTTATTTAGCCCTGAGCAATCAACTACCTGTATATCTTAGCATCCCTTCATATCTGCTGGTGCTTATAGCTGGGACACTGGGAAATGCCGTTGGAGCCAGTGCCGCTTACGCCATCGGACTTTATGGAGGAAGACCTGCCATAATGCGCTTTGGCAAATATATCAGACTGGACGAAAAATCCCTTGATAGAACAGAAAAATGGTTCAATAAATATGGAGAAATATCGGTTTTTATAACAAGACTTATTCCTATTTTCAGGACATTTATATCAATACCAGCTGGTCTGGCGGAAATGAAGTTTACGAAATTTCTTTCGTTTACCCTCTTAGGAACGGTGATATGGGACTCCGTTCTAATATATGTTGGATATCTGCTTGGCAATAGCTGGAAAAATATACTGGGACTATTTAATGATTATACTTATATTGCTATTGTTCTTGCCTTTGTAGTTTTATTCTATGTTTACAGAGTTCTATCAAGGGGAAGTCAGAAAACACCCGTGAAAACTAACGAATGAAGTTTTATTCTTCATTTTTTAATTACTACCTATAAGGCAAATGATATTATTCGATTCAAAAAACTTAAATATAAGTAAGTAATACATAGTTGTCAACTAATGGTTGACAAGAGGTAATTAAGATGGTAGTAAGAAGAAGAAAAGATGATGACTGGGATGACGACTTCTTCGGAGATTTCTTCGAAGACTTTGGATTTGACTTTGATAAGGTAAATGATAGGATGAGAAGAATAATGGAAAGGATGATTAAGAATTCTGATGAACACATGATTGGACCCTATGTATATGGATTCAGCTATAAGGTTGGTCCAGATGGAAAACCATCCTTCCAGGAGTTTGGAAACATTCCTAACAGACCTTCTCTGAGCGACAAAGTCGGTGAGACTGAGGTCAGAGAACCACTCACGGATATCAACTATGACAAGGACAAGGTTTACCTGACATTTGAGCTTCCTGGCATATCCAAAGAAAATATAGATCTTAAAGTATCCGAGAATGAGGTAACAATAAATGTTGCTGAAGGTTCAAGGAAGTACTTCAAGAATGTCGCCCTGGAAGAGCCAGTAAAACCTGAGAGCGCTGTGGCAAAATTCACCAGCGGAATACTGGATCTGACTCTGGAGCTTGTGAGAAAGGGAAACGAGAAAGGAAAATCAGTGAAGATAGAGTAAGATGAATGACATTGATACCCTCCTGTCCATAATGGAAAATTCAACCAGGAGGGCCATTTTAAAAAAACTCCTTATGGAAGAGTCATACGGCTTGGAAATAAGTAAGAGTTTGGGAATTTCACAACAGGCGATCAATAAACAACTGGAGATACTTGAACA contains:
- a CDS encoding PRC-barrel domain-containing protein, translating into MTLKRLKKVSGKSIATSDGRIVGRIVDFITDEGTGSIMEILAVPAPGKIENLKKDMEGRYIIPYSIVRPGQDFLVVDAEKLRRLK
- the prf1 gene encoding peptide chain release factor aRF-1; the protein is MPSDEKQLRRYEFKKALEELDGLKGRGTELISLYIPPDKMIYDVVQYLREEYSTSSNIKSKSTRKNVLGAIESIMSKLKYFKQPPDTGLVFFVGHVQKRGDQTEMYSQIVEPPEPIQTFIYKCDSQFYTEPLMAQLKAKEVYGLIVIDRKEATIGFLNGTNIQVVTNEQSLVPSKHHQGGQSSRRYERLIEIAANEYFKKIGDIVNNTFMPIIRDMKGIFIGGPGSTKNFFFENDYMFKDITRKVVDLFDVGYTDESGLRELVEKASESMKDLQITREKDLVNRFMKELRKGDEGLAVYGEAQIQSALERKALDLLLLSDGVRKTKYFYKCPNCGYEQEFMQRPDDNTCPKCGGAMEMDHEEDYITKLYKMAEESGATVEIIGDESDEGSTLKKAFGGVAGILRYAPTASSL
- the pyrH gene encoding UMP kinase — encoded protein: MESFVVSVGGSMINPSSVDVEYIKEFSKIIKSVDAPKIGIVVGGGQTARTYVNSMKNFTDNDFFLDEIGIMATRLNAKIVKSSIGKLELNIPEDVNEAVKQLLIEDRIVMGGTVPGHTTDTVSVLLAEAVGIKKVYNLTSVDMVYEDDPKKNPKAKAIETMNYKEAFSISLKSYTGAGSNQFMDSVALLIAMRSGIEINLMHGKDLNNFKNALKGEKFIGTKIRAD
- a CDS encoding 2-oxoacid:ferredoxin oxidoreductase subunit beta, whose translation is MAHNFKTDVTVDWCPGCGDFGILTSIQQSMAELNLDPLGVVMVSGIGCSGKTPHYINVGGVHTLHGRAIPFATGVKLSNPNLKVLVTGGDGDLMGIGAGHLVAEGRRNTGLTIMIYDNEVYGLTKGQAAPTMPLGEKTKSLARPNIFTRLNPISLALSAGYSFVARGFSFDMKQLKEIIKKAMSHPGSAVIDILQPCPTYNNVNSMEWYKERVYKMEDEKDWNPVVTKENIKDADQIFARSMARAQEWGDRIPTGIFYQNTAIESFPVRISKNVPNYLQIVPAEQRISTADGYTVVDAEKTFADRLIG
- a CDS encoding 2-oxoacid:ferredoxin oxidoreductase subunit alpha; amino-acid sequence: MTKVDINITVGGPQGGGIDTSSNMISRAFAQSGYYVFGVREYHSNIKGRHSYTHVRIKAERPRSLKYPVDFLVALDPDSIFEHLEDVGQGTKIIYDNAIEKAELSQARMIMRDTAKKIQETLTDDNFPNTIAGAISWMKSRGAIPIPVPFNSVVQKAISGGVPSRYFNTLGAALTLAISGVNIKHMNDSIKIVFAGKDSIIEENIAVVKAAYDYCSENKLAGETLPDLEHPKRFMLTGNDGAAIGKMMGGLRLQTYYPITPASDESTIMEEHNYIKWIDTEAAKLKEGGIVVVQTEDEIAAITMAIGAALTGTRTSTATSGPGFSLMAEGFSFAGTDEVPLVVTLYQRGGPSTGLPTRNGQSDLLFAMNTGHGEFPRIVLASGDVEECIYDSMNALNYAQRYQMPVIHLIDKNLANTSDFITHIDGKKVPVNAMKFDVHGLDFKRYNLDTKNGISNLGAFGKDIFWMTGDEHDELGHVTEDSEVRDKMMVKRFTKLQTADSEIPMEDKAVLYGDKNADVTFVTWGSQKGPILDVIDLLAEEGIKANLLYVKMFIPFPANFVKDILSKAKIVIDVESNFLGQLAEVVMAKTGIKIENRILKYNGRHMTEDEILSASREIINNKETKVEKVLKHGA
- a CDS encoding AAA family ATPase — its product is MLIVTGMPGSGKDEFIKVAKSMGWKDYHMGDVVRKYAKMNNIGNTDKEIGTFANSERELHGKDIWAVRLSEDIKDDRKVIVDGLRNMEEFDYFKTRFPDLVLIGIHTDREERLKRIQKRGRPDDAKVLDQLVSRDDRELSWGIGNAISLAEYMIVNDSTLEEFKENARKLLLRIENERFK
- the purQ gene encoding phosphoribosylformylglycinamidine synthase subunit PurQ codes for the protein MDSNLPKAAVLRMEGTNNDTEALRSLRESNLDPSYVHIHEIEKNKVDLEDFQILFIPGGFSAGDYVRAGIIFAIRLKTAAGKKIEGMIEQGKPVLGTCNGFQVLSEMGLTSSDMDKRELALDVNESGKFECRTVLVKYSGRNKIFDGKIPRDQVFEIPVAHKEGRIRFTSESVEKEYVVNGRAIFTYVDPEGKISGYPWNPNGSPDNIAGISGHYDNVLGLMPHPERMFYSYQLSTKGKRENSVPVGKIFFGAISDYARRL
- a CDS encoding 50S ribosomal protein L40e — encoded protein: MPFAESIERRLNKKICMRCDARNSVKAIKCRKCGYTGLRMKAKERRGGQ
- a CDS encoding site-2 protease family protein; its protein translation is MSYLEIGLLIVLIWIIAMIALRPTINKSKHFQTMGGILLLIKVKKNRGILDRIAGSSKSKLFSRLSIPLVYILFAMGIVLLVLGTVLSLTTRVKENIPVSEYLALPGIDPEIPIVYGLIAFAISLVIHEMFHGIVARKHGIKVNSVGLMLFVVPIGAFVEPDEKEITETTPVIRRRIVGAGIAVNFVIAIICFLFLSLAMSHAAVQTYPGAYVDAAYPGNTVTPHNITGSELLSVGNMKGNSLVNLTTSCSVTPGTLLNASFYNGHKIFNYSIPAGIQVVSTYKGYPAYKNISLGDYIISVNNRTVYNETVLGNILNKISPGTEITVGLENFTAASHEGIKSTVSFKTRSTYSFYKTEDPSLLTAAMKNESFIGVGITYGGLGLVSMSYYKSLVFGSSVYTSGPEGAIESIALPFDGLSPVPSSFAHLYSVPLGYEVFWFSTNTIYWLFWVNILLAITNALPLAIFDGAQFLRDTLMIASKHERFKYFRDEKNIAAVLSLTTTLILLMLMIEIIVPRII
- the fbp gene encoding fructose-1,6-bisphosphate aldolase/phosphatase, encoding MKVTLTHIKADIGSLPGHTTVHEDVLNEVKRFLKEQSKGIIWDHFVGYVGDDIQITMVHDNGVNASEVHKLAWDAFKSGTEVAKKLGLYGAGQDLLKDSFSGNIKGMGPGIAEMDITPRRSEPFIVYMMDKTEPGAFNYPIFKMFADPFNTPGLVIDQSMHDGFKFEVWDIQEAKAIMLNAPEEMYDIISLIGTKGRYVIKRVYTKKEHGKLPDENVAVITTDKLSFIAGEYVGKDDPAAIVRIQSGLPASGEAMEAFSHPYLVSGWMRGSFNGPLMPVAMKNSKMTRFDGPPRVVALGFVYKDKKLTGPVDMFDDPAYDNARKLANDITDYIRRMGPFEPHRLPEEDMEYTTLPKVMEKLKGRFVHVDAVEKGVSKNSTGRDSD